The following are from one region of the Corylus avellana chromosome ca1, CavTom2PMs-1.0 genome:
- the LOC132184962 gene encoding phosphatidylinositol 4-phosphate 5-kinase 1-like, whose amino-acid sequence MNDPKMRETALLLCDDPNDVVSNSKKKKSDDPAHQLVLGVGRSRSQGGTRRVTPTTLTNSPALTAAGACGSSVSVEKPLPNGDLYIGSFAGSAPHGSGKYLWTDGCMYEGEWRRGKASGKGRFSWPSGATYEGDFKSGRMEGCGTFIGSDGDTYRGAWSYDRKHGYGQKRYANGDYYEGHWKRNLQDGEGRYVWKNGNEYVGEWKNGVISGRGVLIWANGNRYDGEWENGVPKGNGVFTWPDGSCYVGCWNKDLKIQLVNGTFYAGNGQGKEQCLKNNNGALLGGENLTITMRKRSSVDGARGSLTDRSFPRICIWESDGEAGDITCDIVDNVEASMFYRDGTGFDRDGFRQFRRNPCCFTGEAKKPGQTISKGHKNYDLMLNLQLGIRHSVGKHASILRQLKPSDFDPKEKFWTRFPTEGSKITPPHQSVEFRWKDYCPMVFRRLRVLFQVDPADYMLAICGNDALRELSSPGKSGSFFYLTQDDRFMIKTVKKSEVKVLIRMLPSYYQHVSRYENSLVTKFFGVHCVKPIGGQKTRFIVMGNLFCSEYRIHRRFDLKGSSHGRTTDMPEGEIDETTTLKDLDLNFVFRLERNWYQELIKQIERDCEFLEAERIMDYSLLVGLHFRDDNTCEKMGLSPFLLRTGKKDSYQNEKFMRGCRFLEAELQNMDRILAGRKPLIRLGANMPARAERMARRSDFDQYTPGGISRLTPSRSAEIYEVVLYFGIIDILQDYDISKKLEHAYKSFQADPTSISAVDPKLYSKRFQNFIGRTFIEDR is encoded by the exons ATGAATGACCCAAAAATGCGCGAAACTGCACTGCTACTCTGTGACGATCCCAACGACGTCGTTTCCAAcagcaagaagaagaaatcagACGACCCAGCTCATCAGCTGGTGCTCGGAGTCGGGCGTAGCCGATCCCAAGGCGGAACAAGGAGAGTGACACCAACGACGCTAACCAACTCGCCTGCCCTGACCGCCGCCGGCGCGTGCGGGTCGAGCGTGAGCGTGGAGAAGCCGCTTCCGAACGGGGATCTCTACATCGGTAGCTTCGCGGGGAGCGCGCCGCACGGATCGGGGAAGTACCTGTGGACGGACGGGTGCATGTACGAGGGTGAGTGGCGGAGAGGGAAGGCCTCGGGAAAGGGAAGGTTCTCTTGGCCTTCTGGGGCGACTTACGAGGGGGATTTCAAGTCGGGTCGGATGGAGGGCTGCGGGACCTTCATCGGATCCGACGGGGACACTTACCGCGGGGCGTGGAGCTACGATCGGAAGCACGGGTACGGCCAGAAGCGCTACGCCAACGGGGACTACTACGAGGGGCACTGGAAGCGTAACCTGCAAGACGGGGAGGGCCGGTACGTGTGGAAGAACGGGAACGAGTACGTGGGGGAGTGGAAGAACGGCGTGATTTCCGGTCGGGGCGTGCTGATTTGGGCCAACGGGAACCGATACGACGGGGAATGGGAAAACGGCGTTCCGAAAGGGAACGGGGTTTTCACGTGGCCGGACGGGAGCTGCTACGTGGGTTGCTGGAACAAGGACCTCAAGATTCAGCTTGTGAATGGGACGTTCTATGCTGGAAATGGGCAGGGCAAAGAGCAATGCTTGAAGAACAACAATGGGGCTTTGCTGGGGGGTGAGAATTTGACAATAACGATGCGGAAGAGGTCGTCGGTGGACGGCGCGAGAGGGAGCTTGACGGACCGGAGTTTTCCTAGGATTTGCATATGGGAATCTGACGGAGAAGCCGGCGATATTACCTGCGATATAGTCGACAATGTGGAGGCCTCCATGTTTTATCGGGACGGGACGGGGTTCGATCGCGACGGGTTTCGGCAGTTTCGACGGAATCCGTGCTGTTTCACCGGGGAGGCCAAGAAGCCCGGTCAGACGATATCCAAGGGCCATAAGAATTACGATTTGATGCTTAATCTTCAATTGGGGATTAG GCACTCTGTTGGAAAACATGCGTCTATATTGCGTCAGCTGAAGCCGAGTGATTTTGATCCCAAGGAGAAGTTCTGGACGAGGTTTCCAACCGAGGGATCGAAGATTACGCCGCCCCATCAGTCAGTAGAGTTCCGCTGGAAAGATTACTGCCCCATGGTGTTTAG GCGTTTGAGGGTGCTATTCCAAGTAGATCCTGCCGATTATATGCTGGCTATTTGTGGGAATGATGCTCTTCGGGAGCTTTCTTCTCCGGGAAAGAGTGGAAGCTTCTTTTACCTCACTCAGGATGATAGGTTTATGATAAAAACAGTCAAGAAATCAGAAGTCAAG GTGCTTATTAGGATGCTTCCAAGTTATTATCAACATGTTTCTCGGTATGAAAATTCCCTGGTGACAAAGTTCTTTGGGGTGCATTGTGTCAAACCGATTGGTGGCCAGAAG ACCCGGTTTATCGTGATGGGCAATTTATTCTGCTCAGAATATCGTATCCATAGGCGATTTGACCTCAAAGGATCCTCTCATGGCCGCACGACAGATATGCCTGAGGGTGAGATTGATGAAACCACCACCCTCAAGGACCTTGATCTTAATTTTGTGTTTCGCCTCGAGCGGAATTGGTACCAAGAGCTCATCAA ACAAATTGAACGAGATTGCGAGTTCTTGGAAGCAGAGAGAATCATGGACTACAGTCTTTTGGTTGGTCTTCACTTCCGTGATGACAATACATGCGAAAAAATGGGGTTATCACCTTTCCTCTTGCGAACTG GAAAAAAGGATTCAtatcaaaatgaaaagtttaTGCGTGGTTGTCGGTTCCTTGAAGCTGAGCTACAAAACATGGATCGAATTTTAGCTGGCCG GAAGCCGCTGATCAGGTTAGGAGCGAATATGCCTGCAAGAGCAGAGCGGATGGCCAGAAGGAGTGACTTTGATCAGTATACCCCTGGCGGAATAAGCCGTTTGACTCCTTCACGCAGCGCTGAGATCTATGAAGTAGTCCTATATTTTGGGATCATCGACATTTTACAGGACTATGATATCAGCAAGAAGTTAGAACATGCCTACAAATCCTTTCAAGCTGACCCTACTTCAATTTCAGCTGTTGATCCGAAGCTCTACTCAAAGAGGTTTCAGAATTTCATAGGAAGAACCTTCATAGAAGACAGGTAG